From Carassius gibelio isolate Cgi1373 ecotype wild population from Czech Republic chromosome B23, carGib1.2-hapl.c, whole genome shotgun sequence, the proteins below share one genomic window:
- the LOC128011058 gene encoding threonine-rich protein-like, translated as MDMIKFTLLVFLYHQLLWQGNVWSQGELPVNTTAPERQGDESPANTTTPERQWDESPANTTAPERQWDESPANTTTPERQWDESPANTTTPEHQWDESPANTTAPGPQEDETETTSSATTQSQEMETTSSATTQSQETETTSNTT; from the exons ATGGATATGATTAAATTTACTCTTTTGGTGTTTCTTTATCACCAGTTGCTATGGCAAG GAAATGTCTGGAGTCAGGGTGAGCTGCCAGTTAACACCACGGCGCCAGAGCGTCAGGGGGACGAATCGCCAGCTAACACCACGACGCCAGAGCGTCAGTGGGACGAATCGCCAGCTAACACCACGGCGCCAGAGCGTCAGTGGGACGAATCGCCAGCTAACACCACGACGCCAGAGCGTCAGTGGGACGAATCGCCAGCTAACACCACGACGCCAGAGCATCAGTGGGACGAATCGCCAGCTAACACCACGGCGCCAGGGCCTCAGGAGGATGAGACGGAGACCACTTCTAGTGCCACCACACAGTCTCAGGAGATGGAAACCACTTCTAGTGCCACCACACAGTCTCAGGAGACTGAGACCACTTCAAACACTACCTAA